The following DNA comes from Frankia casuarinae.
CCCGAGCCAGACGGACCCGGGGGCGGCGCCGGACGAACGCGCACCCCGCCGGGTCGTTCCCCCTCGCCCGCGTCCTAACTCTCTACGCCTGCGCCTCTACGCCGGTGTTCTTCCCGTCCGCGCTTTCTCCCGATCCACGTGCTCCGCCGATCGACGCGCCCGTATGACTCGTCACTACCGATCCGGATATTCCTCGTCGGACGCCTCGGCTCCACTCGGCGTTGTCGAGATTTCCCGGGCGCATCGCATGAGCCGAAGATTTGTCTCCTGCTCGGCGAGCCCCCGATCACCCGATCGGGGGCTCGCCGACCCCGCGAGACGCGACCATGGAGATATGGTGATCTCGGTGGAGCGGCGGGTAGCGGTGGCGGCGGGTCCGGAACATCTGGAACTGCACGTCGAAGAGCTACGGCCAGAGGGTTTCCCACTCGACGATCCCCCGCCGGAGATTCCCTGGTCACCGGCTCCCCCGCCCCCGGGCCACCTTCGGGCGGACGGCCGTCCCCCGAACGAGGCACGGGCCCCGAACGAGACGCGGATCGCGGACAGGACACAGATCGCGGACGAGACACGGACCATGACGTCGGACGACAGGCCGGCGACGATCCGCGGCGGGGGTGGCGACATCCCGGTCCTGCTGCTCCACGGGATCGCCGGCAGCACGGCGGACTGGGCCGCGGTGGTTCCGGAGCTCGCCACGTCCCGCCGTGTGATCGCCTACGACCAGCGAGGGCATGGCGCGAGTGGCTGGGCCACGACGGGCCGAGCGGGTTACAGCTTTGATCAGCTGGTGGCGGACCTCGCGACGGTGGTCGACGTGCTCGGGCTGCCCGCCGTCCACCTGATCGGCCACTCGATGGGCGGGGTGGTGGCGCTGCGCTACACGCTCAACCATCCGGGACGGGTGCGGTCCCTGGTTCTCGCTGACACCGCGGCCGCTCCCGCCACGGGCACGGGCGGGATCACGAAGCGGGTCGTGTCCGTCCTGCTGGCAGGGGCGGCGGCGATCGCGACGGCCGTCCACGCCGGCCGGAACCGCGCGGTGGCGGGGCTCGGCCGGATGGATCCGAACGCGATCGTCGCGCTCTGGCGGGACCTGAGCAGCTATCCGTCCCTCACGGACCGGTTGGGCGAGATCTGCGCCCCGACCACCGTCATCGTCGGTGAACGGGACTTCAGTCTTCGTGACGCCGCCGAGACGCTCGCCCGATCCGTGCCGGACGCCCATCTCGCGGTGATCGCCGGTGCCGACCACAATCCACACGCGAGCCGCCCGATCGCCTGGCTGACCGCCGTGGAGGATCACCTCACCCGCGCCGACCAAATAGCCACCGATCTCATCCGCTGATGTCGGGCCATGCCGGCCGACCGGTTGACTTCGAGTGCGCTCCCACCGCTATGGTCGGCGCGAGGCTGGCTTCCTCCCTCGTCCGCAGGTGGGGGATTCCCGGACCTCGCGGGCCGGGTTCCTGCTTCTTTTCCCGACGGGAGGTCCCGACGGATGCGTCACCGACTACCGTCGGTTCGGTCTCCCTCCATCTCCACAGGATCTTCACCGGCGAGTACGGCTCGTCTTCTATCCGGTCTGATGCGAAAGGGGGTGAGCGGCGTTTCCTCCTCCGCGTGGACGCGGAGGTTTCCACGCCGCGCATACCATGAAGTACCGCAAACTCGCCCGGACCGGCGTCGAGGTCAGCACCCAGTGTCTCGGCGCCATGATGTTCGGCGCGTTCGGCAACACCGACCACGACGAATGCGAACGCATCATCCATCGGGCCCTCGACGCCGGCATCAACTTCCTCGACACCGCCGACATCTACTCTCAGGGTGAGAGCGAGGAGATCGTCGGCCGGGCCATCAAGACCCGCCGCGACGACGTTGTCCTTGCCACGAAGTGCTTCAGCCCCATGGGCGACGAGCGCAACTCCCGCGGCGGCTCGCGGCGCTGGATCATCCGCGCCGTCGAGGATAGCCTGCGCCGCCTCGGCACCGACTACATCGACCTCTACCAGGTCCACCGCCACGACTGGGACACCGACCTCGAGGACACCCTCGGCGCCCTGTCCGACCTCGTCCACGCCGGCAAGGTCCGCTACCTCGGCTCCTCCTCCTTCCCCGCCGACTGGATCGTCGAAGCCCAGTGGGCCGCCCGGCGCCGTAACAGCGAACGGTTCGTCTGCGAACAGCCCCAGTACTCCATCTTCGCCCGCTCCATCGAAGAAGCCGTCCTGCCCGCCGCCCAACGCCACACCATCGGCATCATCCCCTGGAGCCCGCTGGCCGGCGGCTGGCTCACCGGCAAGTACCGGCGCGGCGAGCAGGCTCCGGCCGGATCGCGCTACTCGTCACAGGGCTTGCTCGGCCGCCGCCAGGGTCAGGCACTCTCCGAGGACCCGCACGCACCCGCCCGCTTCACCGTGGTGGAGGAGCTGACCACCCTCGCCAAGCAGGCCGGCGTGTCCCTCACCCACCTCGCGCTGGCCTTCGTCGACAGCCACCCCGCCGTCACCTCAACCATCATCGGGCCCAAGACGCTCACTCAGCTCGACGACGTCCTCCTGGCGGCCGAGATCACCCTCGACCAGGCGACACTCGACGCGATCGACGAGATCGTCACCCCCGGCACCGACATCGCCGGCACCAACCACCACAGCGGTAACCCGGCACTGCGGCCGAGTTGCCGGCGTCGGACGGCCCACTGACGGACGAACCACTGACCAGCCTGACCATGCCCACCCCCGACCAGCCACGTTTCTCGACTCACGGCACCGCCAAGCCGGTCGGCGCCGCGGCATCTCCGGAGGCAGACAAGCCGTCTTCCGGATCCTGAGACGATGCGCTACAGTCGCCCGAGTCAGGTAACATAAGGGGGGTTCAACATGAGTGTCATCGTCGCCGTGACCCTGAAAGTCGATCCAGCCGCTCTTCAGCAGCTGTTCGCATCGAAGGCAGACATCTTCACATCCATCGCCGAGCGGGCACAAAAGGTAGGAGCCTTGCACCATCGTTTCCTTGCCGGCCACGGGCAGGTCATCATCCTCGATGAATGGGATTCCACGGAGGCGTTCCAGGAGTTCTTCACCAATCAGCCTGAGATAGCCGCCCTCATGCGGGATGCCGGCGTCGAGGGACCCCCGGAGATTCAGGTCTGGCAGCCGATCGAAGGCGCGCCCGACACCTTCTGAGCGGGCGCGCGGGACACGGGCGGGGGACGGCTACGGCTCCCCGTATCCGCGCCGCGGAACGGACCGGTACCCCCGCCCGGAATCGTCATCACCAGAGTTCATGATGATATCTTTGAGAACACTCGAAGCGGTCAGGTGTTCCGAGTGCGCAGCAGCATGTGAAGTTCGTTGTTCCAGTCGATGCCGTTGCTCTCCCGCCCCGCTGGAACCTGTCCGTGGCAGTCGGCGAGAAAGGCGGTGACCTTCGACTTCGCCAGCTCGAGATCGGCATGCCCCGACGGGCTGGACAGGGACACCGTGATCACCGTCTGCCCCTTGGATCTCGTCGGCCGGATGCGCACGTCGCCGGTCCCGGCGGGAACCTCGATCCCTTCGGCCAGCAGCGCGCGGGCGAAGATCCAGGTGATGGCCTCTTCACCGGGACGTAGGATCAACTCAACGGCGAAGGGATCAGCCGGGTCATAACGGAGTGTGCCGGGGATCGCCTCTCGCTCCCCCTCCTCCGTGACGTAGTCAACGGATAGATCGCGCGCCACGACATGCGCGGGCGTCGAGCTGTGACGGAGCATCGCTGCCTCCCAACACGGTCGGATTCGACACTGTTCAGCATCGCGCCCGGCGACGCCCGGTTTGGCCACCCGACGGGCCTCTCTGGACGGGCGGATCAACCCGGCACGGCTAGGCCGGTCGGCATAGCCGGCGAGTGAACGCAACGTCACGGTTCCATCGCTATTTTGTCGCGGTTTCGGCATGGTTGCGGCGACCCCACGTCGAGAGATTCCGGCCGAGTCCGCCGACGGGTGCGGCGATGACCTCGTCACTGGCCCGACGGGTGTCGACGCTGGCCGTCGTACCGGTGGGAGGGAGTCGGCCCAGACCGTCAGGACCATCCGCCCCCACCGGCCGGCCCGTCGTCAACTCAGCCGCAGGGAGCCCGGTAGCGTCAGCCGCAGGGAGCCCGGTAGCCCATATCCCTGAAGGCAGTGCTCCATTCACCGGCGGTGATCCGGTTCGCCGGATCGGCGCACGCGGTGTCCGCGAGCCGGCCGGGCTCGGCGTCCCACAGCCGCAATGTCCCGTCGTGACCAGCCGAGACGACGACGCCCGTGCCGGAGACGAAGGCGATCGCGCTGATCGGCTGGGTGTGCCCGTGCCACTGGGTCAGCAGGATCGGCGTGTCCAGACGGGAGATGTCGGTCAGCCGGACCGTCTCGTCATCGCCGGCGGAGGCGACGACGTCGGCACCCGGCTCGAAGGCCACGCTCTGGATCCCGCCCAGCGAGCCGGTGGCGACGCCACGGGCGGGATTGTCCGGATACCGCACCTCCCACAGGCGCACCGTGGCGTCGACGCCGCCGGAGACCAGAACGCCTCCGTCGCCGGTGAAGACCACGGACCGCACCCCACGGCTGTGCCCGCGCAGGATTCCACCCGCGGTCGGCCGCGCCGCGTCCCGGATGTTCCACAGATGGACGGTGCCGTCCTCACCAGCGAACGCGAGCAGGGTGCCGTTAGGCGCGAAGGCCATCGAGCGCACTCCCCCGGTCTGACCGTCCGCCCGGACGCGCTGCTTCGGACGCGCCGGGTCCGTGACGTCCCACAGCGCGACGATGCCGTCCGCACTCGCGGACCCGAGAGTGTTGCTGTCCGGGCTGAAGGCCACCGACTGCACCGCGTCGGTGTGGGCCTGGATGGTTGACCATCGGACCATCTGGTCGGGGTCGTGCAGGTTCCACAGTCGGATCGTGCCGTCGGAATGGCCCGCGGCGAGCAGGCCACCGTCCCGGTTGAACGCCAGCGACTCGATCCAGCTGCGGCTCGGCACCGAGACGGAGGTGCGCCGGACCAGCTCGGTCCGACCGACGACTTCCCATAACGTGACCGTTCCGTTGTTGCTCCCCGCCGCGATCCAGTGCCCGTCCGGGCTCACCGCGAGCGCCAGCAGGGCACCGGTCCCGACGGGGATGGTGGTCGGGGTGATCCCGGCACCGAACAGCGCGATCATCGCGCTCCGGGTCCTGGCCGAGTGCGGCTCGGCGCGGTAGGCCGCGAGCGCGAGCCGGCGAGCGAGTCCCGTGTCGCCGTCCTGGAGGAGCAGCGCCCGCTCGGCGACCGCCTCAGGCACGCTCATCTCGGTCCGCGAGCCCCCGCCCCTGGTGGACACGATGGCGACCGTCGTCACGAGCACGGTGACGGCGGCCACCAGGGCAACGATGATCAGCGGACGTCGGTTGCGGGCCCGGTCGCCCGGTGGCGCGGCGGACGAGGACCTCCGCGACGACGAGGACGACCGCTGAGACGAGGACGACCGCTGAGACGAGGACGACGAGGACGACGGGGACGCTCCTCGCCCGGGGTCCTGGCTGTGTTCGTCCTCGGTCCAGACCGTCACCAGAGCATCGGCGAAGTCCCGGGACCGGGACGACGAGCCTGCGCCCGGCAGCCAGCGGGCATCCGGCCCGGACGGTGACGCCTCGCTCCCCGACGAGGACGACCCGAGCCCGGGAGAAGAGGTCGGGCCCGGAACCGACGACGGGCCCGGAACCGACGACGGGCCCGGAACCGACGACGGGCCGGACCGGGCTGGTGCCCCGGGAATGCCCGGCCCCGGGAACGAGATCAGGTTCGCCGGCGGCGGGGGTCCGATCGGCTGATGGCCGGTGACGGGCGTGATCGGACCCGCGAGGTCGGCGTCGCTCGCCGACGTTCCGGAGGCGCCGCCGGGGGACGTGTTCAGCGGCCGGATCAGCGCGGTCACCTCGGACAGGGACAGCCCCTTGACCGCCATCGGGGCTTCGACACGTAGGTCCAGAAGGCGCGCGTAGAGCTTCTCGGCGGTGGGTCGCTCCGCCGCTGCCTTGCGCATCGCATCGGAGACCAGGGGCCGCAGGCTGTCCTCGAAGCCGTCAAGCGTCGGAGGATCGTTGACCGTCCGGTACAGCACGCTGGGAGCGGGGCCGTTACCGAACGGGTAACGACCGGTCCCGGCGAAGATGAGGACACCGCCCCAGGCGAACACGTCCGCCGCCGAGGTGACCTGCTCGCCCAGGGCCTGTTCCGGCGCCATGAACGCCGGCGTCCCGAGCTGGCGATCCCCGCTGAGTACCGTCGCGGAGTCCAGGGCGCGCGCGATACCGAAATCGATCACCTTCGGCCCGAGCCGGGACAGCAGGATGTTGGACGGCTTCAGATCCCGGTGCACGAGTCCGGCCCGGTGGATCGCCATCAGCGCGGTGGTCATGCTCACCGCCAGCTGATGAAGCTCCGCCGGGGTCAACGGGCCGCGCGTGCCAACCGCCTCGGACAGCGTCGGCCCGTCGACGTACTCGGTCACCAGATAAGGCGGATCGGCGGTGATGTCGACGTCGAGGACCGCCGCGGTGCAGAAACGAGCGACCCGCCGGGCGTTGTCGGCCTCCTGCTTGAGCCGGCTGCGGAACTCGGCCAACCGGGCGAGATCCGCCCGGATCAGTTTGACCGCGACCAGACCACCGGCGGCGTTCTCCCCCAGGTAGACGGTCCCCATCCCACCCGCGCCGAGACGCCGCACCAGCCGGTAGGGACCGACCTCGGTCGGTTCGGAGGCAGCACGATCCGCGGGTCCGTCCGCGGGTCCACTCCGGCCGGGTGGGTGGGACATTAGCTGATCACTCCCGCCCGAGGTTGTCGAGGTTGTCGAGGATCCCGAGGTTGTCGGTCAGCAGGCCACCCGCGCCTGGCAACGCCCGGTAATGCCCGGCGGCGCCTGGCACCTAGCGACGCTGCGACCTGGCACGCCGACGTCCACGGGCCGCCATCTGGTAGTGCACGGCCAGGAATGACAGCGCCAGGAAGAGCGGAAGCAGCACCGACGAAGGCGAAGCGCTGGTGTCCGCGG
Coding sequences within:
- a CDS encoding alpha/beta fold hydrolase — protein: MVISVERRVAVAAGPEHLELHVEELRPEGFPLDDPPPEIPWSPAPPPPGHLRADGRPPNEARAPNETRIADRTQIADETRTMTSDDRPATIRGGGGDIPVLLLHGIAGSTADWAAVVPELATSRRVIAYDQRGHGASGWATTGRAGYSFDQLVADLATVVDVLGLPAVHLIGHSMGGVVALRYTLNHPGRVRSLVLADTAAAPATGTGGITKRVVSVLLAGAAAIATAVHAGRNRAVAGLGRMDPNAIVALWRDLSSYPSLTDRLGEICAPTTVIVGERDFSLRDAAETLARSVPDAHLAVIAGADHNPHASRPIAWLTAVEDHLTRADQIATDLIR
- a CDS encoding aldo/keto reductase, which gives rise to MKYRKLARTGVEVSTQCLGAMMFGAFGNTDHDECERIIHRALDAGINFLDTADIYSQGESEEIVGRAIKTRRDDVVLATKCFSPMGDERNSRGGSRRWIIRAVEDSLRRLGTDYIDLYQVHRHDWDTDLEDTLGALSDLVHAGKVRYLGSSSFPADWIVEAQWAARRRNSERFVCEQPQYSIFARSIEEAVLPAAQRHTIGIIPWSPLAGGWLTGKYRRGEQAPAGSRYSSQGLLGRRQGQALSEDPHAPARFTVVEELTTLAKQAGVSLTHLALAFVDSHPAVTSTIIGPKTLTQLDDVLLAAEITLDQATLDAIDEIVTPGTDIAGTNHHSGNPALRPSCRRRTAH
- a CDS encoding SsgA family sporulation/cell division regulator, whose product is MLRHSSTPAHVVARDLSVDYVTEEGEREAIPGTLRYDPADPFAVELILRPGEEAITWIFARALLAEGIEVPAGTGDVRIRPTRSKGQTVITVSLSSPSGHADLELAKSKVTAFLADCHGQVPAGRESNGIDWNNELHMLLRTRNT
- a CDS encoding WD40 repeat domain-containing serine/threonine protein kinase; protein product: MSHPPGRSGPADGPADRAASEPTEVGPYRLVRRLGAGGMGTVYLGENAAGGLVAVKLIRADLARLAEFRSRLKQEADNARRVARFCTAAVLDVDITADPPYLVTEYVDGPTLSEAVGTRGPLTPAELHQLAVSMTTALMAIHRAGLVHRDLKPSNILLSRLGPKVIDFGIARALDSATVLSGDRQLGTPAFMAPEQALGEQVTSAADVFAWGGVLIFAGTGRYPFGNGPAPSVLYRTVNDPPTLDGFEDSLRPLVSDAMRKAAAERPTAEKLYARLLDLRVEAPMAVKGLSLSEVTALIRPLNTSPGGASGTSASDADLAGPITPVTGHQPIGPPPPANLISFPGPGIPGAPARSGPSSVPGPSSVPGPSSVPGPTSSPGLGSSSSGSEASPSGPDARWLPGAGSSSRSRDFADALVTVWTEDEHSQDPGRGASPSSSSSSSQRSSSSQRSSSSSRRSSSAAPPGDRARNRRPLIIVALVAAVTVLVTTVAIVSTRGGGSRTEMSVPEAVAERALLLQDGDTGLARRLALAAYRAEPHSARTRSAMIALFGAGITPTTIPVGTGALLALAVSPDGHWIAAGSNNGTVTLWEVVGRTELVRRTSVSVPSRSWIESLAFNRDGGLLAAGHSDGTIRLWNLHDPDQMVRWSTIQAHTDAVQSVAFSPDSNTLGSASADGIVALWDVTDPARPKQRVRADGQTGGVRSMAFAPNGTLLAFAGEDGTVHLWNIRDAARPTAGGILRGHSRGVRSVVFTGDGGVLVSGGVDATVRLWEVRYPDNPARGVATGSLGGIQSVAFEPGADVVASAGDDETVRLTDISRLDTPILLTQWHGHTQPISAIAFVSGTGVVVSAGHDGTLRLWDAEPGRLADTACADPANRITAGEWSTAFRDMGYRAPCG